One window of Acidobacteriota bacterium genomic DNA carries:
- a CDS encoding NAD(P)-binding domain-containing protein → MMNGLTYVLLALVFVLAEISHIRSRKKKEELARAGAEKGKLFSEGPKAQHPYIDVGQCIGCGACTDVCPEGDVLGVIGGKASIINGHKCIGHGLCAEACPVGAIAIVMASPAMGADLPRLTPEFETSVRNMFVVGELGGLALVKNAVNQGRDCIDTIARRIKEGKMAKLAPGVVDVCIVGAGPGGISASLRAIENKITHVTVEQDEFGGTVAKYPRQKLVMTSPVEFPMYGKFKKLEISKEELLSFWGGLSKRADLNVRTHEKVEEITRGGDGVFTVQTSKGVHRSRSVILALGRRGTPKKLGVAGEDLPKVMYSLIEAEAYTNAKILVVGGGDSAIEAAMGLAHQKGNQVTLSYRKEAFSRIKERNALRIEECIRKKMIRVIFESNPVEFRQPSVLLDVKGPVQEIPNDYAWVFAGGTPPNDFLRKVGVEIGTRDLTADVKEEAKLKGYAA, encoded by the coding sequence ATGATGAACGGCCTGACGTACGTGCTCCTCGCGCTCGTGTTCGTCCTGGCGGAGATCTCGCACATCAGGAGCAGAAAGAAAAAGGAAGAGCTAGCGCGCGCCGGCGCCGAGAAGGGAAAACTTTTCTCCGAGGGGCCGAAAGCCCAGCATCCCTACATCGACGTAGGCCAGTGCATCGGCTGCGGCGCGTGCACCGACGTCTGCCCGGAAGGGGACGTCCTCGGCGTGATCGGCGGCAAGGCCTCCATCATCAACGGCCACAAGTGCATCGGTCACGGGCTGTGCGCCGAGGCCTGCCCGGTCGGCGCCATCGCCATCGTCATGGCCAGCCCCGCGATGGGGGCGGACCTGCCGAGACTGACGCCGGAGTTCGAGACGAGCGTCAGGAACATGTTCGTCGTCGGAGAGCTGGGCGGGCTGGCGCTGGTCAAGAACGCGGTGAACCAGGGGCGCGATTGCATCGACACCATCGCCAGGCGGATCAAGGAAGGGAAGATGGCGAAGCTGGCGCCCGGTGTCGTCGACGTCTGCATCGTCGGCGCGGGTCCGGGCGGCATCAGCGCCTCGCTGCGCGCCATCGAGAACAAGATCACGCACGTGACCGTCGAACAGGACGAGTTCGGCGGGACGGTGGCCAAGTACCCGCGCCAGAAGCTCGTGATGACCAGCCCCGTTGAGTTCCCCATGTACGGCAAGTTCAAGAAGCTGGAGATCTCCAAGGAAGAGCTGCTCTCGTTCTGGGGAGGTCTCTCGAAGAGGGCCGATCTCAACGTGCGCACTCACGAAAAGGTCGAGGAGATCACCAGGGGCGGGGACGGCGTCTTCACGGTCCAGACCTCGAAGGGAGTGCACCGCTCACGAAGCGTCATTCTCGCCCTCGGCCGCCGCGGCACGCCGAAGAAGCTCGGCGTCGCCGGCGAGGATCTCCCCAAGGTGATGTACAGCCTGATCGAGGCCGAGGCCTACACGAACGCGAAGATCCTGGTCGTCGGGGGCGGCGACAGCGCGATCGAGGCCGCGATGGGACTCGCCCACCAGAAGGGGAACCAGGTGACGCTGTCGTACCGCAAGGAGGCGTTCAGCCGCATCAAGGAGCGCAACGCCCTGCGAATCGAGGAGTGCATCCGGAAGAAGATGATCCGGGTGATCTTCGAGTCGAATCCGGTCGAATTCCGTCAGCCCTCCGTGCTTCTCGACGTGAAGGGGCCGGTGCAGGAGATCCCCAACGACTACGCCTGGGTCTTCGCCGGCGGCACGCCGCCGAACGACTTCCTCCGGAAGGTCGGGGTCGAGATCGGCACGCGCGACCTCACGGCCGACGTGAAGGAGGAGGCGAAGCTCAAGGGCTACGCCGCCTGA
- a CDS encoding diguanylate cyclase produces MDSSLTLLLGALLLVVGAGLGMFVMRLRLTPDLNSFKAKADDLSRRADEMSVAMQRTQAENKNLSAFLVMLPDVARRLNSHLEKRNIAPLLANVLEHIFEPSQILVFFTNREEKFLYLAFKKGVPDRVPLGMRMTMTDGMIGWVATHQVTMDKEDFHQQTGGRMRQNVDLAFDPSMAIELIAPMSYENECLGVICVGGISRRPSDHKRMIKMVADLGSLAVFNYSLYTSFESMANSDQLTKLFTKRYLLPKLGTQIHDAEQNDQPLSVFIFDIDHFKHYNDSQGHLAGDEVLRMVGGLVKGEVREEDTAARYGGEEFVVVLPNTTKENAVAMAEKIRRKLESHPFPNAASQPLGAVTISGGVATLGDDGRTTNELLGAADQALYLSKENGRNRVTAYKIRYLSDEEEVPA; encoded by the coding sequence ATGGATAGTTCCCTCACCCTGTTGCTGGGCGCACTCCTCCTCGTCGTGGGCGCCGGGCTCGGCATGTTCGTGATGAGGCTGCGACTCACCCCCGATCTCAACTCCTTCAAGGCGAAGGCGGACGATCTGTCGCGCCGCGCGGACGAGATGAGCGTCGCCATGCAGCGCACCCAGGCCGAGAACAAGAATCTCTCCGCCTTCCTCGTCATGCTCCCCGACGTCGCGCGCCGGCTGAACTCGCATCTCGAGAAGCGCAACATCGCGCCCCTCCTCGCGAACGTCCTCGAGCACATCTTCGAGCCATCGCAGATCCTTGTCTTCTTCACGAACCGCGAGGAGAAATTCCTCTACCTCGCGTTCAAGAAGGGGGTCCCAGATCGCGTGCCGCTCGGAATGCGGATGACGATGACCGACGGGATGATCGGCTGGGTCGCGACTCACCAGGTCACGATGGACAAGGAGGACTTCCACCAGCAGACGGGCGGGCGCATGCGCCAGAACGTCGATCTCGCGTTCGATCCATCGATGGCGATCGAGCTGATCGCTCCGATGTCGTACGAGAACGAGTGCCTCGGCGTCATCTGCGTCGGCGGAATTTCGCGCCGGCCCTCCGACCACAAGCGCATGATCAAGATGGTCGCCGACCTCGGCTCGCTCGCCGTCTTCAACTACTCGCTCTACACGTCGTTCGAATCCATGGCCAACTCGGATCAGCTCACGAAGCTCTTCACGAAGCGCTACCTCCTTCCGAAGCTCGGCACGCAGATCCACGACGCGGAGCAGAACGATCAGCCTCTCTCGGTCTTCATCTTCGACATCGACCACTTCAAGCACTACAACGACTCGCAGGGCCATCTCGCCGGCGACGAGGTCCTCCGCATGGTCGGCGGCCTCGTGAAGGGGGAGGTCCGCGAGGAGGACACCGCGGCGCGATATGGCGGCGAGGAGTTCGTCGTCGTCCTCCCGAACACGACCAAGGAGAACGCCGTCGCGATGGCCGAGAAGATCCGGCGCAAGCTCGAGTCGCATCCATTCCCGAACGCCGCCTCGCAGCCGCTCGGCGCGGTCACGATCAGCGGCGGCGTCGCCACGCTCGGCGACGACGGCCGGACGACGAACGAGCTGCTCGGCGCCGCCGATCAGGCGCTCTACCTCTCGAAGGAGAACGGCAGGAACCGGGTCACGGCGTACAAGATCCGCTACCTCAGCGACGAAGAGGAGGTCCCGGCCTAG
- a CDS encoding DUF547 domain-containing protein, translating to MRPTPLLGSRYALPLVPSLALVAVLATACGAPASAPATGEIASEVRAAIERGSASFDHADWGRLLAAGTRDGLVDYAYFREHRAELDGYLARVASVEPSSLAGPQLEAVLINAYNALTVRSILDNPSVASIREIDGVWDRRAHRVAGHDLTLDAIEHNLLRPFFKDPRIHFAVNCASMSCAPLASVAWDGARLDDQLDAAARRFLSDPRQVRMEHGVLYLSSYFKWYGQDFTAEGWRPRATTIPEFVAAYARADVAAAIRAAGSGIKIEFLDYDWKLNADQRRN from the coding sequence ATGCGACCGACTCCGCTCCTCGGCTCCCGCTACGCCCTCCCCCTCGTCCCTTCCCTCGCGCTCGTCGCCGTCCTCGCGACCGCGTGCGGAGCTCCGGCCAGCGCTCCAGCGACCGGGGAGATCGCTTCGGAGGTGCGTGCCGCGATCGAGAGAGGGAGCGCCTCGTTCGACCACGCGGACTGGGGGAGGCTTCTCGCCGCCGGGACGCGCGACGGCCTCGTCGACTACGCGTACTTCCGGGAGCACCGCGCGGAGCTGGACGGGTACCTCGCGCGCGTGGCGTCGGTCGAACCGTCGTCGCTCGCCGGTCCGCAGCTCGAGGCGGTCCTCATCAACGCCTACAACGCGCTGACCGTCCGGTCGATTCTCGACAACCCGTCCGTCGCGTCGATCCGGGAGATTGACGGCGTCTGGGACAGGCGCGCCCACCGGGTCGCCGGTCACGACCTCACCCTCGACGCGATTGAGCACAACCTCCTTCGCCCGTTCTTCAAGGACCCGCGGATCCACTTCGCGGTGAACTGCGCCTCGATGTCCTGCGCCCCGCTGGCCTCCGTCGCGTGGGACGGCGCGCGCCTCGACGACCAGCTCGACGCCGCGGCGAGGAGATTTCTCTCCGATCCGAGGCAGGTGCGCATGGAGCACGGCGTCCTGTACCTCTCGAGCTACTTCAAGTGGTACGGGCAGGACTTCACGGCGGAGGGATGGCGGCCTCGCGCCACCACGATTCCCGAGTTCGTCGCCGCCTACGCGCGCGCCGACGTCGCCGCCGCGATTCGCGCCGCGGGCTCCGGAATCAAGATCGAGTTCCTCGACTACGACTGGAAACTCAACGCCGACCAGCGGCGGAACTGA